A genomic window from Candidatus Denitrolinea symbiosum includes:
- a CDS encoding ammonia-forming cytochrome c nitrite reductase subunit c552 has translation MQKYSTLLLVGIIVVLAAVLAGTLVFMKNQPPQERAFQPLVEIAPMEPDSAKWGINFPNQWSSLQRTAGNNVDTVFGGSSKFSWLERDPRQKILFAGYPFSIEYNDDRGHENALTDVRETKRLILSREDVTKTTHATCYSCKSSDNPSLWNELGMEGYDAMFFDDMTPRLNNPIGCANCHEEGTMRLIVTNPSLENALKAQGKDWTAYSRQEMRSLVCANCHVEYYFEGPEKLLVFPWGKGTRLDQIVEYYEEEGFKDWTYPGTGTPMLKAQHPDYETFTAGSTHYNAGVACADCHMPYVRDGAAKYSSHDIHSPLINPEASCGQCHTDVNYVTTRVAEIQQQVAATKLATEDALVDAINAIKAAAANPNVDAALLDQARALHRKAQFMWDFVSAENSMGFHNPEYTLKNLADATNLARQAQMLASQAANDPTLLVTGTYYIPAPTP, from the coding sequence ATGCAAAAATACTCCACCCTTCTGCTGGTCGGAATCATCGTCGTCCTCGCGGCCGTGCTGGCGGGAACGCTGGTCTTCATGAAGAATCAGCCTCCGCAGGAACGCGCCTTCCAACCGCTGGTCGAGATCGCGCCGATGGAACCCGATTCGGCCAAATGGGGGATTAACTTCCCCAACCAGTGGAGTTCGCTCCAACGCACCGCAGGGAACAACGTTGACACCGTCTTCGGCGGCTCGTCCAAATTTTCGTGGCTCGAACGCGACCCGCGCCAGAAGATCCTTTTCGCGGGGTATCCTTTCAGCATCGAATACAACGACGACCGCGGCCACGAGAACGCCCTCACCGACGTGCGAGAGACCAAACGCCTCATCCTCAGCCGCGAAGACGTGACCAAGACCACCCACGCCACCTGCTATTCCTGCAAATCCTCCGACAATCCCAGCCTGTGGAACGAACTCGGCATGGAGGGTTACGACGCGATGTTCTTCGACGATATGACGCCGCGCCTCAACAATCCCATCGGGTGCGCCAACTGCCACGAGGAGGGGACGATGCGTCTCATCGTCACCAACCCTTCGCTGGAAAACGCGTTGAAAGCCCAGGGCAAGGATTGGACCGCTTACAGCCGCCAGGAAATGCGCTCGCTGGTCTGCGCGAACTGCCACGTGGAGTATTACTTCGAAGGCCCCGAAAAACTGCTCGTCTTCCCCTGGGGCAAGGGGACCCGTCTCGACCAGATCGTGGAGTATTACGAAGAGGAAGGCTTCAAGGATTGGACGTATCCCGGAACTGGCACGCCCATGCTCAAGGCGCAGCATCCCGATTACGAAACCTTCACCGCCGGTTCCACCCACTATAACGCCGGAGTAGCCTGCGCGGACTGCCACATGCCTTACGTCCGCGACGGCGCGGCAAAATACTCCAGCCACGACATCCACAGTCCGCTCATCAACCCGGAAGCGTCCTGCGGACAATGCCACACGGACGTCAACTACGTCACAACGCGCGTGGCGGAGATCCAGCAACAGGTGGCCGCGACCAAACTTGCCACGGAAGACGCCCTCGTGGACGCCATCAACGCCATCAAAGCCGCGGCCGCTAATCCCAACGTGGACGCCGCCCTGCTCGACCAGGCGCGCGCCCTGCACCGCAAGGCGCAGTTCATGTGGGACTTCGTCTCAGCCGAAAACTCGATGGGATTCCACAACCCCGAATACACGCTCAAAAACCTGGCCGACGCCACCAACCTGGCGCGTCAAGCCCAGATGCTGGCTTCCCAGGCCGCGAACGATCCGACCCTGCTCGTGACGGGGACCTACTATATCCCCGCGCCGACCCCATAG
- a CDS encoding cytochrome c nitrite reductase small subunit produces MTKIPFPIWIALAAFLAAMGVFLWTTEAVSYAGTRPETCNNCHVMHPMYENYYHAAHEKWAECADCHLPHQNVFAYYFEKGRQGAHDVYFFSTGQTPEVIRANEHSRQIVQANCIRCHEETVESILMGPQAFDRNCWDCHSSVAHGERGISTSPYQDSSFYPVK; encoded by the coding sequence ATGACTAAAATTCCCTTCCCCATCTGGATCGCGCTGGCGGCCTTCCTTGCGGCCATGGGCGTTTTTCTGTGGACCACGGAGGCGGTCTCGTACGCGGGCACGCGTCCCGAAACCTGCAACAATTGTCACGTGATGCACCCGATGTACGAAAACTACTATCACGCCGCGCACGAGAAATGGGCGGAATGCGCCGATTGTCACCTGCCGCACCAGAACGTGTTTGCCTATTATTTCGAAAAAGGGCGGCAGGGCGCGCATGACGTGTACTTTTTTTCCACAGGGCAGACGCCCGAAGTGATTCGCGCCAACGAGCATTCGCGCCAGATCGTCCAGGCCAACTGCATCCGCTGCCACGAGGAGACGGTCGAGTCGATCCTCATGGGGCCGCAGGCTTTCGACCGCAACTGCTGGGACTGTCATAGCTCGGTGGCGCACGGCGAGCGGGGCATCTCCACGTCGCCTTACCAGGATTCATCCTTCTATCCCGTGAAATAA
- a CDS encoding histone deacetylases and histone-like deacetylases — MSAAYTWVTSPNHEYDDHPERPGRLDELAARLKDFAAEKLDAAPAARDEIARVHSPRMIEAVETVCARGGGIIDYAPTYTTPSSFDDALLAAGGTLACSRAVWAGEAANAFALVRPPGHHAEPGRAMGFCLFNNVAVAARDLLERGARRVLVADYDAHHGNGTEAAFLQDERLAYLSTHQWGIYPSTGRMDDAPRARGRIVNAPLPARAGDACFERIAERIIAPHVRSFRPDMILVSAGFDAHWDDPLTALGLSSAGFHALSKRLVELAGEVCGGKIAFVLEGGYHPRRVADGASAVFAPLTGANFRDPRDPSPYEEPDIGKMIESIRAWHGFT, encoded by the coding sequence ATGAGCGCCGCCTATACCTGGGTGACTTCGCCCAATCACGAGTACGATGACCATCCCGAACGGCCGGGGCGGCTGGACGAACTCGCGGCGCGCTTAAAGGATTTCGCCGCCGAGAAACTGGACGCCGCGCCCGCCGCGCGGGATGAGATCGCGCGCGTCCACTCGCCGCGCATGATCGAAGCGGTGGAGACGGTCTGCGCGCGCGGCGGGGGGATCATTGACTACGCCCCAACCTACACGACGCCCTCCTCGTTCGACGACGCCCTGCTCGCCGCGGGCGGGACTTTGGCCTGTTCGCGCGCGGTCTGGGCGGGGGAGGCGGCGAACGCGTTCGCGCTTGTGCGTCCGCCCGGTCACCATGCCGAGCCGGGCCGGGCAATGGGATTCTGTCTCTTCAACAACGTCGCCGTCGCGGCGCGCGACCTGCTCGAACGCGGCGCGCGGCGCGTCCTCGTGGCCGACTACGACGCCCACCACGGCAACGGGACCGAGGCCGCGTTCTTACAGGATGAACGGCTCGCCTATCTCTCAACCCATCAATGGGGCATCTATCCCAGCACGGGCCGCATGGACGACGCGCCGCGCGCCAGGGGACGCATCGTCAACGCGCCGCTTCCCGCCCGCGCGGGCGACGCCTGTTTCGAGCGGATCGCCGAGCGGATCATCGCGCCGCACGTCCGCTCCTTCCGCCCGGACATGATCCTGGTCTCGGCGGGATTCGACGCGCACTGGGACGATCCCCTCACCGCGCTGGGACTCTCGAGCGCGGGCTTCCACGCCCTCTCGAAGCGGCTGGTCGAACTGGCGGGCGAAGTCTGCGGCGGGAAGATCGCGTTCGTGCTGGAGGGCGGATACCACCCGCGCCGCGTGGCTGACGGCGCTTCGGCGGTCTTTGCCCCGCTGACAGGAGCGAACTTCCGCGACCCGCGCGACCCGTCTCCGTATGAAGAACCGGACATTGGGAAGATGATAGAATCAATCCGCGCGTGGCATGGATTTACATAG
- a CDS encoding RNA-binding protein Jag: MDERPTLEIIAPTVEEAIAKGLEQLGLTAADVSVEVLDAGSKGLFGMGGRQVRVRLTVGGPGGAPALSKAAPASSPDREAAPVSPAAAASAHDPILEQAESVVSKILHLMGLEAQVSAHFDESDKPDRRSIRVDVRGRDLSALIGRHAETLNAFQYIASLIVGKGTDQFVQLVVDVEGYRARREKQLRQMAQRMADQAMKMGRRVALEPMSAAERRIVHMELQGHPAVTTESVGDEPRRKVTIVPKE; this comes from the coding sequence ATGGACGAACGCCCCACGCTCGAAATCATCGCCCCGACTGTTGAAGAGGCCATCGCCAAGGGCCTCGAACAACTGGGCCTGACCGCCGCCGACGTTTCTGTGGAAGTGCTGGACGCCGGCTCGAAAGGTCTCTTTGGGATGGGCGGACGGCAGGTGCGCGTCCGCTTGACGGTGGGCGGACCGGGCGGCGCGCCCGCTCTCTCGAAGGCCGCGCCCGCCTCCAGTCCGGACCGTGAAGCGGCTCCCGTTTCCCCGGCCGCCGCGGCGTCCGCGCACGATCCCATCCTCGAGCAGGCTGAGTCGGTCGTCTCGAAGATCCTGCATCTCATGGGACTGGAGGCGCAGGTCTCGGCGCATTTCGACGAAAGCGACAAGCCTGACCGCCGGTCCATCCGCGTCGACGTGCGCGGCCGCGACTTGAGCGCGTTGATCGGGCGTCACGCCGAGACGCTCAACGCCTTTCAATATATCGCCAGCCTGATCGTCGGCAAGGGGACGGATCAGTTTGTGCAGCTTGTGGTGGACGTGGAAGGGTACCGCGCCCGCCGCGAAAAGCAACTGCGGCAGATGGCGCAGCGCATGGCCGACCAGGCCATGAAGATGGGACGCCGCGTGGCGCTGGAGCCGATGAGCGCCGCCGAGCGCAGGATCGTTCACATGGAATTGCAGGGGCATCCCGCGGTGACGACCGAGAGCGTGGGCGATGAGCCCCGCCGCAAAGTGACGATCGTCCCGAAGGAATAA
- a CDS encoding membrane protein insertion efficiency factor YidD, with protein MQPEFYLPRDYPNEPRLRDLPRTLANLPRLLLLSLFRLYQMTLSRALPADTCRFYPSCSHYGYQAVYKHGAFKGFFMAVWRILRCNPFNPGGYDPVP; from the coding sequence ATGCAACCTGAATTTTACCTGCCTCGAGACTATCCCAACGAGCCGCGCCTGCGCGACCTGCCGCGCACGCTGGCAAACCTGCCGCGCCTCCTCCTGCTTTCCCTCTTCCGCCTCTACCAGATGACCCTCTCGCGGGCCCTGCCCGCCGACACCTGCCGCTTCTACCCGTCCTGTTCGCATTACGGATACCAGGCCGTCTATAAACACGGCGCGTTCAAGGGATTTTTCATGGCGGTCTGGCGCATCCTGCGATGCAACCCGTTCAATCCCGGGGGGTACGACCCCGTTCCCTAG
- a CDS encoding ribonuclease P produces the protein MQQKFRLTRSSDFKRVRRLGKSYAHPLVVLIVQPVDSPTVRVGIAAGKTVGRAVQRNRAKRLLRAAMRSLLTDLAPGFDLLLVARRPLAESTLEPARAAIRSLLFRAGLILASDAT, from the coding sequence TTGCAGCAGAAATTCCGTCTAACCCGATCTTCCGATTTCAAGCGGGTGCGGCGCCTCGGCAAGTCTTATGCTCACCCGCTTGTTGTCTTGATTGTCCAACCCGTGGACAGCCCGACGGTCCGCGTGGGAATCGCCGCCGGGAAGACGGTCGGGCGCGCCGTGCAGCGTAACCGCGCCAAACGCCTGCTGCGAGCCGCCATGCGAAGCCTCCTGACGGACCTCGCGCCGGGTTTCGACCTGCTCCTCGTCGCCCGCCGACCCCTGGCCGAATCCACGCTCGAACCCGCGCGCGCCGCCATCCGCTCCCTGCTCTTCCGCGCCGGACTGATACTCGCTTCCGATGCAACCTGA
- a CDS encoding 50S ribosomal protein L34: MPKRTYQPKIRRRVRVHGFRQRMATADGRKVLKRRRLKGRYKLATTSNQHVKRTRW, from the coding sequence ATGCCCAAACGAACTTACCAGCCCAAGATCCGCCGCCGCGTGCGCGTGCACGGTTTCCGTCAGCGCATGGCTACAGCCGACGGCCGCAAAGTCCTGAAGCGCCGCCGCCTGAAGGGACGCTACAAACTCGCCACAACTTCCAACCAGCATGTCAAACGGACGCGCTGGTAG
- a CDS encoding K+ transport system, NAD-binding component TrkA, with translation MFVVIAGGGRTGARLANLLLNQNYKVRLIENRRHLLAHLHQELPTEVIYDGNPIDPVSLEQAGIRQAHVLAAVSNEDPNNLVLCFLAKNMFGVPRTIARVNNPNNAWLFDEKFNVDVALNAADVFAHLIQEEMSLGDMMTLFKIRRGQYAVVEEKVPPGAKGIGVKLKDMGLAEHCLVAAIIRDGAMTLPRGDSALMENDEIIAVASPEGARKLAELLAHPVYPTRDRKAGSPRESG, from the coding sequence ATGTTTGTCGTCATTGCCGGGGGCGGACGCACAGGGGCCCGTCTCGCCAACCTCCTGCTCAACCAGAATTACAAAGTGCGGCTGATCGAAAACCGCCGCCACCTTCTGGCGCATCTGCACCAGGAACTTCCGACAGAGGTCATCTACGACGGAAACCCCATTGACCCGGTCTCGCTCGAACAGGCCGGCATCCGCCAAGCCCATGTCCTGGCGGCCGTCTCCAATGAAGACCCGAACAACCTGGTCCTGTGCTTCCTCGCCAAAAACATGTTCGGCGTCCCGCGCACCATCGCCCGCGTCAACAACCCCAACAACGCCTGGCTCTTCGACGAAAAATTCAACGTGGATGTGGCGCTGAACGCCGCCGACGTCTTCGCGCACCTCATCCAGGAGGAAATGTCGCTGGGCGACATGATGACCCTCTTCAAGATCCGCCGCGGGCAGTACGCCGTGGTGGAGGAAAAAGTCCCGCCCGGCGCGAAGGGCATCGGCGTCAAACTTAAGGACATGGGACTGGCCGAACACTGCCTAGTGGCCGCCATTATCCGCGACGGAGCGATGACCCTGCCGCGCGGCGACAGCGCCCTGATGGAAAACGACGAGATCATCGCCGTTGCCAGCCCCGAAGGCGCTCGGAAACTGGCCGAACTGCTGGCGCATCCCGTTTACCCGACGCGCGACCGCAAAGCCGGTTCGCCTCGAGAGAGCGGCTAA
- a CDS encoding K+ transport system, NAD-binding component TrkA has protein sequence MNFVIVGCGRVGSELCYRLFKSGHYVVAVDNNKEAFNRLHPDFRGRTLEGEGLAEGVLERAGIREAHGLAAVTNLDTLNVAVAHTARTFYNVPIVVARNYDPDLRVVVEAFGLQTVSSTFWGAQRVEEFLLSPLQKVVYSAGNGEVEVYEMLVPEAWNGRALSELLSGVQGCFPVAVTRAGRSRLPEASMLLETGDVLNVSATFEGVNLLTAYLAKKASD, from the coding sequence ATGAATTTCGTCATCGTCGGTTGCGGGCGCGTCGGCTCTGAACTTTGCTACCGCCTGTTCAAAAGCGGCCACTATGTGGTGGCGGTGGACAACAACAAGGAAGCCTTCAACCGCCTCCATCCCGATTTCCGCGGCCGCACCCTGGAAGGCGAAGGCCTGGCCGAAGGCGTGCTGGAACGCGCGGGCATACGCGAAGCGCATGGACTGGCCGCCGTCACCAACCTGGACACCCTCAACGTCGCGGTGGCCCATACCGCCCGTACATTCTACAACGTGCCGATCGTCGTGGCGCGCAATTACGATCCCGACCTGCGCGTGGTGGTGGAGGCCTTTGGCTTGCAGACCGTCAGTTCCACATTTTGGGGCGCGCAGCGCGTGGAGGAATTCCTGCTCAGCCCCTTGCAAAAAGTGGTCTATTCCGCAGGCAACGGCGAAGTGGAGGTCTACGAAATGCTGGTCCCCGAAGCCTGGAACGGACGCGCCCTGAGCGAGCTGCTCTCCGGCGTCCAGGGATGCTTCCCGGTGGCCGTCACCCGCGCCGGCCGCTCGCGCCTGCCCGAAGCCTCCATGCTCCTGGAAACCGGAGACGTGCTTAACGTCAGCGCCACCTTCGAGGGCGTCAATCTTTTAACCGCGTATCTCGCGAAGAAAGCGAGCGACTGA